CCTCCCCGGGCTCGAACGATCGGATGATCGGATGGTGGGTGGCGTGAAAATGCCGCGTGGCGTGGCGGTTCTTTGAGTCATCGCAGCACCCGACGTGCCCGCAGGTCAAGCACAGGCGGAGGTGCACCCAGGT
The sequence above is a segment of the bacterium genome. Coding sequences within it:
- a CDS encoding UBP-type zinc finger domain-containing protein; this translates as TWVHLRLCLTCGHVGCCDDSKNRHATRHFHATHHPIIRSFEPGEDWRWCYIDKIVL